From Enterococcus wangshanyuanii, the proteins below share one genomic window:
- a CDS encoding replication initiation factor domain-containing protein, whose product MTGEELKKIRKRLGYTLRTFSPKVGISRAMLSDYEREKYPIPEDKVKQIKENLGLVSESSYELHVHFDYLKFTFFDSTIRTILEKVIGIPMKYFVMEESSKHNYEAKYSCGNIVVFDRTSDSRQGILMDLTGMGVYELEQYLESVGLSFREWLARVLDPSWYSSRGYYSRLHSTRLDIAIDEMYDPINGNFDLYELKKRRDKELINTDFQVYREQEKKFREDHGGLTLYYGARGGEGMFVRFYEKRYELASKMRMNVGEVIEEYGIWNRYELELGKDYNEQVFSDYINGVPLDDIAINLLLSKFEVYDEQVDEQGNIELVFYKEFYEVFGSWKKVKLNKKREEPSLERSMRCIELQWAKRLKIIELSLGKQGFALWLRELMDRAELTDKDIRQIEFEKFIEKKGLN is encoded by the coding sequence TTGACTGGTGAAGAGCTAAAAAAAATACGAAAAAGATTAGGGTATACGTTGAGAACATTTTCTCCAAAGGTCGGCATATCTAGAGCGATGCTGTCGGACTACGAAAGAGAAAAATATCCGATACCAGAAGATAAGGTGAAACAGATAAAAGAAAATTTGGGTTTGGTTTCAGAAAGTTCTTACGAATTACATGTTCATTTTGACTACTTAAAATTCACTTTTTTTGATAGTACGATACGAACGATTTTAGAAAAAGTTATTGGTATTCCGATGAAGTATTTTGTGATGGAAGAATCAAGTAAGCATAATTATGAAGCTAAATATAGTTGTGGAAATATCGTTGTATTTGATCGAACGTCTGATTCTCGTCAAGGTATTTTGATGGATTTAACAGGTATGGGTGTTTACGAGCTAGAACAATACTTAGAAAGTGTTGGTTTGAGTTTTCGTGAATGGTTAGCAAGAGTTTTAGATCCTTCTTGGTATTCTTCTAGAGGATATTATTCTCGTTTACATTCAACTCGTTTAGATATAGCGATTGATGAAATGTATGATCCAATCAATGGAAATTTTGATTTATATGAGTTGAAAAAGCGTAGGGATAAAGAATTGATTAATACCGATTTTCAAGTGTATAGAGAGCAGGAAAAGAAATTTAGAGAGGATCATGGGGGATTAACACTTTATTATGGCGCTCGTGGTGGTGAAGGTATGTTTGTTCGTTTTTATGAAAAGCGGTATGAACTAGCTAGTAAAATGCGAATGAATGTAGGTGAAGTGATAGAAGAATATGGTATTTGGAATCGCTACGAGTTAGAACTTGGAAAAGATTATAATGAGCAAGTTTTTTCAGATTATATAAATGGTGTTCCTTTGGATGATATAGCAATCAATTTATTGCTATCAAAATTCGAGGTTTATGACGAACAGGTGGACGAACAAGGCAATATAGAACTAGTTTTTTATAAGGAATTTTACGAAGTATTCGGCTCATGGAAAAAGGTGAAGTTGAATAAAAAAAGAGAAGAACCTAGTTTGGAAAGATCAATGCGCTGCATTGAATTGCAATGGGCGAAACGTTTGAAGATTATTGAACTTTCTTTAGGTAAACAAGGATTTGCTCTTTGGTTGAGGGAACTTATGGATCGAGCAGAACTGACGGATAAAGATATTCGTCAAATTGAGTTTGAAAAATTCATTGAGAAGAAAGGATTGAATTAA